A window from Bombus pascuorum chromosome 12, iyBomPasc1.1, whole genome shotgun sequence encodes these proteins:
- the LOC132912572 gene encoding leucine-rich repeat-containing protein 49 isoform X2 yields MLTTSKTVGFAIKGIKGEPIVSHTENQQNNNFLTIAPALPILPGAPIPPKLFKRRYNLFSPTDSPFNIEHDKIDGSNAVTLQWTSEGKTVMATRTSAEKEKSPDRICLDRRGLTSFPNIIGEPRLRLLSLQHNLLTKIENCNFSQLTKLVFLDLYDNQIERICNFEILENLRVLLIGKNRIKRIEGLKQLSKLEVLDLHGNQIVQISDLNNLVSLKVLNLAGNNIKTIGYHDFQGLASLKELNLRRNKIKKLLGFDETPQLQKLYLSNNDIYKIEDIGNLVKALQLREITIDGNPITLNGDYVSFLVSYLPNLQFLSAMPITEQIRRTAVAWRTTKEQSNSTFLNLSTEVCMNARREEIISNAKISWELLRCHSRSSTNNSNNKNNIRNSNINTVQIQKSNKFNILKPKNLEKVKSKGFGSLTSINENIEATKINIKKRSNSSDNLFRLKDTTKAYPLEFKLPPILDSIVDSLINNKFDEKIKKDLTKTKTESDTESTSNSDSETLEGHENLQSCLNSHFLNSDNYASSCNVSKTVNNETFDSINVFPSSEIADEEDNQPYEILKSSKLLMNEKQDLTKISQSTQFHNQHGLIDCQSKSSIDSSGYCSLSSKTNSIDSCKSVLSDLSTSSTTKNILQKYKNLEKDKNKVKSAQGKKIVCYKSNKAAAVRAKYKAVTPPSPIPLQNTLKEREQGGDYLIEIVGRCLNIYGQGALRFIDRLWDSSKAQDVNIVKFNYVQFNDVAKVLCKIKNRFPNLEHFMFKETNISYLGQLNALAEVQGLTSIHIETGNPIISKDWKVYAIFRLAHWGLKIINGKEVTNEEIDLANEEYAGLVDIVMCSLPESLLQPLLQRLHLEKVQRQTGEITAKQFLLNSDPALRSVVAKEALQWRKGSITQEDLIWRHRGKIHLLNLINLTVDAIQKLQLLENKWPSILYEIIHTTLFDFSEMDEYMKRCSKTLETDK; encoded by the exons ATGTTGACAACG TCAAAAACAGTAGGTTTTGCTATAAAAGGAATTAAAGGAGAACCAATAGTTAGTCATacagaaaatcaacaaaacaataattttttgacaATTGCTCCTGCTTTACCTATTTTACCTGGTGCTCCTATACCACCAAAGTTATTTAAACgccgttataatttattcag TCCAACAGATTCTCCATTTAACATAGAACATGATAAGATCGATGGTTCTAATGCAGTTACTTTACAATGGACAAGCGAAGGGAAGACTGTCATGGCAACAAGAACATCtgcagaaaaagagaaaagtccTGACAGAATATGTCTCGATAGACGAGGACTTACCTCTTTTCCAAACATAATTGGGGAGCCACGTTTACGTTTATTATCTCTTCAACATAATCTTCTTACAAAGATTGAAAACTGTAATTTCTCTCAGTTAACAAAATTGGTGTTTCTTGATCTATATGATAATCAAATTGAAAGAATAtgcaattttgaaatattagagAATTTAAGAGTATTATTGATTGgaaagaatagaataaaaagaattgaagGATTAAAGCAACTTTCTAAACTGGAAGTTTTAGACCTACATGGCAAtcaaattgtacaaatttcgGATTTAAATAATCTTGTATCCTTAAAAGTGTTAAATTTAGctggaaataatattaaaacaataggATACCATGATTTTCAAGGTTTAGCatcattaaaagaattaaatctcaggcgtaataaaattaaaaaattattaggtTTTGATGAAACACCACaactacaaaaattatatttaagcAATAATGATATTTACAA aattgaAGATATAGGAAATCTTGTTAAAGCGTTACAGCTTAGAGAAATAACAATTGATGGAAATCCTATAACATTGAATGGGGATTATGTTTCTTTCCTTGTATCATATCTAccaaatttacaatttttatcagCTATGCCAATCACTGAACAAATCCGAAGAACTGCTGTGGCATGGAGAACGACGAAGGAACAAAGTAATTCCACCTTTTTAAACCTTAGTACAGAAGTTTGTATGAATGCTCGAAGAGAGGAAATTATATCAAATGCTAAAATAAGTTGGGAACTTCTCAGATGTCATTCCAGATCATCCAcaaataatagcaataataaaaacaatattcgaaatagtaatattaatacagTACAAATTcagaaatcaaataaattcaatatattaaaacCTAAGAACTTAGAAAAAGTAAAGTCGAAAGGTTTTGGGAGTTTAACatctataaatgaaaatatagaagcaacaaaaataaatataaagaaaagaagtaaTTCTAgcgataatttatttcgattaaaaGATACAACTAAAGCATATCCACTAGAATTTAAACTTCCACCAATTTTAGATTCTATTGTAGATAgtttaataaacaataaatttgatgagaaaataaaaaaagatctaacaaagacgaaaaccgAAAGCGACACCGAGAGTACATCAAATAGTGATTCAGAGACTTTAGAAGGTCACGAAAATTTGCAAAGTTGTTTAAACTCTCATTTCTTAAACTCCGATAATTATGCTTCATCATGCAATGTTAGTAAAACTGTTAATAATGAAACATTTGATTCCATTAATGTTTTCCCATCATCAGAAATAGCTGATGAAGAGGATAATCAGCCTTATGAAATATTGAAGTCTTCTAAGCTGTTAATGAATGAGAAACaagatttaacaaaaatatctcaaaGTACACAGTTTCACAATCAGCATGGTCTAATTGATTGTCAATCAAAATCAAGCATTGATTCTTCTGGATATTGTTCTTTAAGTTCTAAAACTAATAGCATTGATAGTTGTAAGTCAGTATTGAGTGACCTTAGTACCTCATCTactactaaaaatatattgcaaaaatataaaaatttagaaaaagacAAGAACAAGGTGAAGAGTGCACAAGGGAAAAAAATAGTatgttataaaagtaataaagcAGCAGCTGTTAGAGCTAAGTATAAAGCCGTTACACCACCAAGTCCAATCCCATtacaaaatacattaaaagaaagagaacaaG gaGGGgattatttaatagaaatagtTGGCCgatgtttgaatatttatggTCAAGGTGCATTACGTTTTATTGATCGACTTTGGGACTCTTCAAAAGCTCAAGACGTTAATAtagttaaatttaattatgtacaGTTTAATGATGTAGCCAAAGTgttgtgtaaaataaaaaatagatttcCAAATTTAGAACATTTTATGTTCAAGGAAACTAATATTAGCTATCTTGGACAGCTCAATGCATTAGCTGAAGTGCAGGGATTAACAAGTATTCATATAGAAACTGGAAATCCAATTATATCAAAGGATTGGAAAGTTTATGCTATATTTCGGCTAGCTCACTGGGgcttaaaaattatcaatggAAAAGAA GTTACAAATGAAGAAATTGATTTAGCAAATGAAGAATATGCTGGTCTTGTTGATATTGTGATGTGTTCACTGCCAGAGTCTTTATTACAACCTTTATTACAAAGACTTCATTTAGAAAAAGTGCAAAGACAAACTGGAGAAATTACTGccaaacaatttttacttaACAGTGATCCAGCTCTAAGAAGCGTTGTTGCTAAGGAAGCATTGCAATGGAGAAAAGGAAGTATAACACAG GAAGATCTTATTTGGAGACACAGAGGAAAGATACATTtactaaatttaataaacctTACTGTAGATGCAATACAAAAGTTACAACTACTCGAAAACAAATGGCcaagtattttatatgaaataattcataCTACCTTGTTTGATTTTTCTGAAATGGACGAATATATGAAACGCTGTAGTAAAACACTCGAaactgataaataa
- the LOC132912572 gene encoding leucine-rich repeat-containing protein 49 isoform X1: protein MPVSSDRVTRSKTVGFAIKGIKGEPIVSHTENQQNNNFLTIAPALPILPGAPIPPKLFKRRYNLFSPTDSPFNIEHDKIDGSNAVTLQWTSEGKTVMATRTSAEKEKSPDRICLDRRGLTSFPNIIGEPRLRLLSLQHNLLTKIENCNFSQLTKLVFLDLYDNQIERICNFEILENLRVLLIGKNRIKRIEGLKQLSKLEVLDLHGNQIVQISDLNNLVSLKVLNLAGNNIKTIGYHDFQGLASLKELNLRRNKIKKLLGFDETPQLQKLYLSNNDIYKIEDIGNLVKALQLREITIDGNPITLNGDYVSFLVSYLPNLQFLSAMPITEQIRRTAVAWRTTKEQSNSTFLNLSTEVCMNARREEIISNAKISWELLRCHSRSSTNNSNNKNNIRNSNINTVQIQKSNKFNILKPKNLEKVKSKGFGSLTSINENIEATKINIKKRSNSSDNLFRLKDTTKAYPLEFKLPPILDSIVDSLINNKFDEKIKKDLTKTKTESDTESTSNSDSETLEGHENLQSCLNSHFLNSDNYASSCNVSKTVNNETFDSINVFPSSEIADEEDNQPYEILKSSKLLMNEKQDLTKISQSTQFHNQHGLIDCQSKSSIDSSGYCSLSSKTNSIDSCKSVLSDLSTSSTTKNILQKYKNLEKDKNKVKSAQGKKIVCYKSNKAAAVRAKYKAVTPPSPIPLQNTLKEREQGGDYLIEIVGRCLNIYGQGALRFIDRLWDSSKAQDVNIVKFNYVQFNDVAKVLCKIKNRFPNLEHFMFKETNISYLGQLNALAEVQGLTSIHIETGNPIISKDWKVYAIFRLAHWGLKIINGKEVTNEEIDLANEEYAGLVDIVMCSLPESLLQPLLQRLHLEKVQRQTGEITAKQFLLNSDPALRSVVAKEALQWRKGSITQEDLIWRHRGKIHLLNLINLTVDAIQKLQLLENKWPSILYEIIHTTLFDFSEMDEYMKRCSKTLETDK, encoded by the exons ATGCCAGTAAGCAGCGATAGAGTAACACGG TCAAAAACAGTAGGTTTTGCTATAAAAGGAATTAAAGGAGAACCAATAGTTAGTCATacagaaaatcaacaaaacaataattttttgacaATTGCTCCTGCTTTACCTATTTTACCTGGTGCTCCTATACCACCAAAGTTATTTAAACgccgttataatttattcag TCCAACAGATTCTCCATTTAACATAGAACATGATAAGATCGATGGTTCTAATGCAGTTACTTTACAATGGACAAGCGAAGGGAAGACTGTCATGGCAACAAGAACATCtgcagaaaaagagaaaagtccTGACAGAATATGTCTCGATAGACGAGGACTTACCTCTTTTCCAAACATAATTGGGGAGCCACGTTTACGTTTATTATCTCTTCAACATAATCTTCTTACAAAGATTGAAAACTGTAATTTCTCTCAGTTAACAAAATTGGTGTTTCTTGATCTATATGATAATCAAATTGAAAGAATAtgcaattttgaaatattagagAATTTAAGAGTATTATTGATTGgaaagaatagaataaaaagaattgaagGATTAAAGCAACTTTCTAAACTGGAAGTTTTAGACCTACATGGCAAtcaaattgtacaaatttcgGATTTAAATAATCTTGTATCCTTAAAAGTGTTAAATTTAGctggaaataatattaaaacaataggATACCATGATTTTCAAGGTTTAGCatcattaaaagaattaaatctcaggcgtaataaaattaaaaaattattaggtTTTGATGAAACACCACaactacaaaaattatatttaagcAATAATGATATTTACAA aattgaAGATATAGGAAATCTTGTTAAAGCGTTACAGCTTAGAGAAATAACAATTGATGGAAATCCTATAACATTGAATGGGGATTATGTTTCTTTCCTTGTATCATATCTAccaaatttacaatttttatcagCTATGCCAATCACTGAACAAATCCGAAGAACTGCTGTGGCATGGAGAACGACGAAGGAACAAAGTAATTCCACCTTTTTAAACCTTAGTACAGAAGTTTGTATGAATGCTCGAAGAGAGGAAATTATATCAAATGCTAAAATAAGTTGGGAACTTCTCAGATGTCATTCCAGATCATCCAcaaataatagcaataataaaaacaatattcgaaatagtaatattaatacagTACAAATTcagaaatcaaataaattcaatatattaaaacCTAAGAACTTAGAAAAAGTAAAGTCGAAAGGTTTTGGGAGTTTAACatctataaatgaaaatatagaagcaacaaaaataaatataaagaaaagaagtaaTTCTAgcgataatttatttcgattaaaaGATACAACTAAAGCATATCCACTAGAATTTAAACTTCCACCAATTTTAGATTCTATTGTAGATAgtttaataaacaataaatttgatgagaaaataaaaaaagatctaacaaagacgaaaaccgAAAGCGACACCGAGAGTACATCAAATAGTGATTCAGAGACTTTAGAAGGTCACGAAAATTTGCAAAGTTGTTTAAACTCTCATTTCTTAAACTCCGATAATTATGCTTCATCATGCAATGTTAGTAAAACTGTTAATAATGAAACATTTGATTCCATTAATGTTTTCCCATCATCAGAAATAGCTGATGAAGAGGATAATCAGCCTTATGAAATATTGAAGTCTTCTAAGCTGTTAATGAATGAGAAACaagatttaacaaaaatatctcaaaGTACACAGTTTCACAATCAGCATGGTCTAATTGATTGTCAATCAAAATCAAGCATTGATTCTTCTGGATATTGTTCTTTAAGTTCTAAAACTAATAGCATTGATAGTTGTAAGTCAGTATTGAGTGACCTTAGTACCTCATCTactactaaaaatatattgcaaaaatataaaaatttagaaaaagacAAGAACAAGGTGAAGAGTGCACAAGGGAAAAAAATAGTatgttataaaagtaataaagcAGCAGCTGTTAGAGCTAAGTATAAAGCCGTTACACCACCAAGTCCAATCCCATtacaaaatacattaaaagaaagagaacaaG gaGGGgattatttaatagaaatagtTGGCCgatgtttgaatatttatggTCAAGGTGCATTACGTTTTATTGATCGACTTTGGGACTCTTCAAAAGCTCAAGACGTTAATAtagttaaatttaattatgtacaGTTTAATGATGTAGCCAAAGTgttgtgtaaaataaaaaatagatttcCAAATTTAGAACATTTTATGTTCAAGGAAACTAATATTAGCTATCTTGGACAGCTCAATGCATTAGCTGAAGTGCAGGGATTAACAAGTATTCATATAGAAACTGGAAATCCAATTATATCAAAGGATTGGAAAGTTTATGCTATATTTCGGCTAGCTCACTGGGgcttaaaaattatcaatggAAAAGAA GTTACAAATGAAGAAATTGATTTAGCAAATGAAGAATATGCTGGTCTTGTTGATATTGTGATGTGTTCACTGCCAGAGTCTTTATTACAACCTTTATTACAAAGACTTCATTTAGAAAAAGTGCAAAGACAAACTGGAGAAATTACTGccaaacaatttttacttaACAGTGATCCAGCTCTAAGAAGCGTTGTTGCTAAGGAAGCATTGCAATGGAGAAAAGGAAGTATAACACAG GAAGATCTTATTTGGAGACACAGAGGAAAGATACATTtactaaatttaataaacctTACTGTAGATGCAATACAAAAGTTACAACTACTCGAAAACAAATGGCcaagtattttatatgaaataattcataCTACCTTGTTTGATTTTTCTGAAATGGACGAATATATGAAACGCTGTAGTAAAACACTCGAaactgataaataa
- the LOC132912572 gene encoding leucine-rich repeat-containing protein 49 isoform X3: protein MPVSSDRVTRSKTVGFAIKGIKGEPIVSHTENQQNNNFLTIAPALPILPGAPIPPKLFKRRYNLFSPTDSPFNIEHDKIDGSNAVTLQWTSEGKTVMATRTSAEKEKSPDRICLDRRGLTSFPNIIGEPRLRLLSLQHNLLTKIENCNFSQLTKLVFLDLYDNQIERICNFEILENLRVLLIGKNRIKRIEGLKQLSKLEVLDLHGNQIVQISDLNNLVSLKVLNLAGNNIKTIGYHDFQGLASLKELNLRRNKIKKLLGFDETPQLQKLYLSNNDIYKIEDIGNLVKALQLREITIDGNPITLNGDYVSFLVSYLPNLQFLSAMPITEQIRRTAVAWRTTKEQSNSTFLNLSTEVCMNARREEIISNAKISWELLRCHSRSSTNNSNNKNNIRNSNINTVQIQKSNKFNILKPKNLEKVKSKGFGSLTSINENIEATKINIKKRSNSSDNLFRLKDTTKAYPLEFKLPPILDSIVDSLINNKFDEKIKKDLTKTKTESDTESTSNSDSETLEGHENLQSCLNSHFLNSDNYASSCNVSKTVNNETFDSINVFPSSEIADEEDNQPYEILKSSKLLMNEKQDLTKISQSTQFHNQHGLIDCQSKSSIDSSGYCSLSSKTNSIDSCKSVLSDLSTSSTTKNILQKYKNLEKDKNKVKSAQGKKIVCYKSNKAAAVRAKYKAVTPPSPIPLQNTLKEREQGGDYLIEIVGRCLNIYGQGALRFIDRLWDSSKAQDVNIVKFNYVQFNDVAKVLCKIKNRFPNLEHFMFKETNISYLGQLNALAEVQGLTSIHIETGNPIISKDWKVYAIFRLAHWGLKIINGKEN from the exons ATGCCAGTAAGCAGCGATAGAGTAACACGG TCAAAAACAGTAGGTTTTGCTATAAAAGGAATTAAAGGAGAACCAATAGTTAGTCATacagaaaatcaacaaaacaataattttttgacaATTGCTCCTGCTTTACCTATTTTACCTGGTGCTCCTATACCACCAAAGTTATTTAAACgccgttataatttattcag TCCAACAGATTCTCCATTTAACATAGAACATGATAAGATCGATGGTTCTAATGCAGTTACTTTACAATGGACAAGCGAAGGGAAGACTGTCATGGCAACAAGAACATCtgcagaaaaagagaaaagtccTGACAGAATATGTCTCGATAGACGAGGACTTACCTCTTTTCCAAACATAATTGGGGAGCCACGTTTACGTTTATTATCTCTTCAACATAATCTTCTTACAAAGATTGAAAACTGTAATTTCTCTCAGTTAACAAAATTGGTGTTTCTTGATCTATATGATAATCAAATTGAAAGAATAtgcaattttgaaatattagagAATTTAAGAGTATTATTGATTGgaaagaatagaataaaaagaattgaagGATTAAAGCAACTTTCTAAACTGGAAGTTTTAGACCTACATGGCAAtcaaattgtacaaatttcgGATTTAAATAATCTTGTATCCTTAAAAGTGTTAAATTTAGctggaaataatattaaaacaataggATACCATGATTTTCAAGGTTTAGCatcattaaaagaattaaatctcaggcgtaataaaattaaaaaattattaggtTTTGATGAAACACCACaactacaaaaattatatttaagcAATAATGATATTTACAA aattgaAGATATAGGAAATCTTGTTAAAGCGTTACAGCTTAGAGAAATAACAATTGATGGAAATCCTATAACATTGAATGGGGATTATGTTTCTTTCCTTGTATCATATCTAccaaatttacaatttttatcagCTATGCCAATCACTGAACAAATCCGAAGAACTGCTGTGGCATGGAGAACGACGAAGGAACAAAGTAATTCCACCTTTTTAAACCTTAGTACAGAAGTTTGTATGAATGCTCGAAGAGAGGAAATTATATCAAATGCTAAAATAAGTTGGGAACTTCTCAGATGTCATTCCAGATCATCCAcaaataatagcaataataaaaacaatattcgaaatagtaatattaatacagTACAAATTcagaaatcaaataaattcaatatattaaaacCTAAGAACTTAGAAAAAGTAAAGTCGAAAGGTTTTGGGAGTTTAACatctataaatgaaaatatagaagcaacaaaaataaatataaagaaaagaagtaaTTCTAgcgataatttatttcgattaaaaGATACAACTAAAGCATATCCACTAGAATTTAAACTTCCACCAATTTTAGATTCTATTGTAGATAgtttaataaacaataaatttgatgagaaaataaaaaaagatctaacaaagacgaaaaccgAAAGCGACACCGAGAGTACATCAAATAGTGATTCAGAGACTTTAGAAGGTCACGAAAATTTGCAAAGTTGTTTAAACTCTCATTTCTTAAACTCCGATAATTATGCTTCATCATGCAATGTTAGTAAAACTGTTAATAATGAAACATTTGATTCCATTAATGTTTTCCCATCATCAGAAATAGCTGATGAAGAGGATAATCAGCCTTATGAAATATTGAAGTCTTCTAAGCTGTTAATGAATGAGAAACaagatttaacaaaaatatctcaaaGTACACAGTTTCACAATCAGCATGGTCTAATTGATTGTCAATCAAAATCAAGCATTGATTCTTCTGGATATTGTTCTTTAAGTTCTAAAACTAATAGCATTGATAGTTGTAAGTCAGTATTGAGTGACCTTAGTACCTCATCTactactaaaaatatattgcaaaaatataaaaatttagaaaaagacAAGAACAAGGTGAAGAGTGCACAAGGGAAAAAAATAGTatgttataaaagtaataaagcAGCAGCTGTTAGAGCTAAGTATAAAGCCGTTACACCACCAAGTCCAATCCCATtacaaaatacattaaaagaaagagaacaaG gaGGGgattatttaatagaaatagtTGGCCgatgtttgaatatttatggTCAAGGTGCATTACGTTTTATTGATCGACTTTGGGACTCTTCAAAAGCTCAAGACGTTAATAtagttaaatttaattatgtacaGTTTAATGATGTAGCCAAAGTgttgtgtaaaataaaaaatagatttcCAAATTTAGAACATTTTATGTTCAAGGAAACTAATATTAGCTATCTTGGACAGCTCAATGCATTAGCTGAAGTGCAGGGATTAACAAGTATTCATATAGAAACTGGAAATCCAATTATATCAAAGGATTGGAAAGTTTATGCTATATTTCGGCTAGCTCACTGGGgcttaaaaattatcaatggAAAAGAA aattaa